A genomic window from Candidatus Sulfotelmatobacter sp. includes:
- a CDS encoding sigma-54 dependent transcriptional regulator, whose product MQIFTKAVAFSAVGPAREAHERPRILAADDQPHVLEALDLLLRPQGYEVETARSVALVRNALATGSYDALLIDLNYTRDTTSGKEGLELLSEIVGLDSATPVIVMTAWANIELAVEAMRRGARDFIQKPWENDRLLSILRTQVELRRALQRAERLAAENRLLQAEGRPEFIAAAPAMQPVLEALARVGPSDANVLITGEHGTGKEVVARTLHAVSGRATRLMVSVNTGAVPEALFESELFGHVKGAFTDARTDRIGRFELADGGTIFLDEIGNVPLRQQAKLLRVLEAGEIERVGSSRSVRVNVRVVSATNVDLRGACASGQFREDLLFRLNTVEIHVPALRERREDIPALALHFLMRYASRYRRPIESFDAAALQLLLQYAWPGNVRELEHTLERAVLMCRGNEIQRGDLGLDMVRPQGQNLEELSLESVEAILIRKALQRSQGNVSQAAETLGLSRGALYRRMEKYGL is encoded by the coding sequence ATGCAGATTTTCACTAAAGCCGTGGCATTTTCCGCCGTCGGTCCCGCCAGAGAAGCGCATGAGCGGCCCCGCATTCTGGCGGCCGACGATCAACCACATGTGCTTGAAGCGCTCGATCTCCTCTTGCGTCCCCAGGGATATGAGGTCGAGACCGCGAGATCGGTTGCCCTGGTGCGCAACGCGCTGGCCACCGGTTCTTATGATGCATTGCTCATCGACCTGAACTATACGCGCGACACAACCTCGGGAAAAGAAGGGCTTGAGCTGCTTTCCGAGATCGTTGGCCTCGACAGCGCCACTCCCGTCATCGTGATGACCGCATGGGCCAACATTGAACTGGCGGTCGAGGCAATGCGCCGTGGAGCTCGGGATTTCATTCAGAAGCCCTGGGAGAATGACCGTTTGCTTTCGATTCTGCGCACGCAGGTCGAACTGCGCCGGGCGTTGCAGCGGGCGGAAAGACTGGCGGCGGAGAACCGGCTGCTACAGGCCGAGGGACGGCCCGAATTCATTGCGGCGGCGCCCGCCATGCAACCGGTGCTCGAAGCCCTTGCCCGCGTCGGACCGTCCGACGCGAATGTGTTGATCACGGGCGAGCATGGCACAGGAAAGGAAGTCGTAGCGCGCACGCTGCACGCAGTTTCGGGACGAGCAACGCGTCTCATGGTCTCGGTGAATACTGGGGCCGTGCCCGAGGCTCTCTTTGAAAGTGAACTCTTTGGCCATGTGAAAGGTGCATTTACTGATGCCCGCACCGATCGCATCGGGCGCTTCGAGCTGGCCGACGGAGGCACTATATTTCTCGACGAAATTGGCAACGTACCGCTGCGGCAGCAAGCCAAGCTGCTGCGCGTGCTCGAAGCGGGCGAGATCGAGCGGGTCGGCTCGTCGCGCTCCGTGCGCGTCAATGTGCGTGTGGTCTCGGCCACCAATGTCGATCTGCGAGGGGCGTGTGCTTCCGGCCAGTTTCGCGAGGACTTGCTCTTCCGGCTGAATACGGTCGAGATCCACGTGCCGGCTCTGCGCGAACGGCGCGAGGACATTCCCGCACTGGCCCTCCATTTTCTGATGCGCTACGCCTCGCGCTACCGGCGTCCGATTGAGAGCTTCGATGCGGCCGCATTGCAACTGCTTTTGCAATACGCCTGGCCGGGGAATGTTCGAGAATTGGAACATACGCTGGAGCGCGCGGTGCTGATGTGCCGGGGCAACGAAATTCAACGCGGCGATCTGGGATTGGACATGGTGCGGCCGCAAGGCCAGAACCTGGAAGAACTCAGCCTGGAATCGGTGGAAGCGATTCTGATCCGCAAGGCGTTGCAGCGTTCGCAGGGAAATGTGAGCCAGGCCGCCGAGACTCTCGGGCTTAGCCGAGGCGCTCTCTATCGGCGGATGGAGAAGTATGGGCTCTAG
- a CDS encoding ATP-binding protein, translating to MGSSPQGMTNPGARKPSKKRVRLLYERRVSLYALLVALPGLLVAGLFIGLQPWTLGSKFSLLFALLFVWWLLAMALQEQATRPLQTLANVISALREEDYSFRARGAATDDALGELSIEVNALADLLADQRIRAIEATALLRRIVEEIQIPLFTFDPNQILRLVNSAGERLLQQPAVRLRGLTAKEIGLAACMDAKNETVVPLPFQGPNARWLVRRSSFREKGVPHTLIVLSDVSRALREEERGAWQRLIRVLGHELNNSLAPIKSIAGSLRAQIFNAAPPADQREDFERGLSIIETRADSLNRFLQAYRRLAQTPPPVVRKTQIAPIVQRVAALEASLPVRVIPGPDVELMVDPDLIEQMLINLVRNAVEAALEIQLPAGGQNAGKSSLTREPAVVVRWELAEKDLVLIVEDNGLGLGNSANVFVPFYTTKPAGSGIGLVLSRQIAEAHGGSIELLNRTDRPGCEARVALPRV from the coding sequence ATGGGCTCTAGCCCGCAAGGGATGACCAATCCCGGTGCGCGCAAGCCTTCCAAAAAGCGGGTCCGACTGCTGTATGAACGGCGAGTGAGTCTGTATGCTCTGCTGGTAGCGCTTCCCGGATTGCTGGTTGCAGGCCTTTTCATTGGGCTGCAACCGTGGACATTGGGTTCGAAATTTTCGCTGCTCTTCGCCCTCCTCTTTGTGTGGTGGTTGCTGGCGATGGCGCTTCAGGAACAGGCCACACGGCCTTTGCAAACTCTGGCCAATGTGATCTCGGCATTGCGGGAGGAGGATTATTCCTTTCGGGCTCGAGGCGCGGCCACCGACGATGCGCTGGGCGAACTCTCCATTGAAGTGAACGCCCTGGCCGACCTTCTGGCCGATCAGCGGATTCGTGCTATTGAAGCCACAGCTCTGTTGCGCCGTATTGTTGAAGAGATTCAGATTCCGCTTTTCACCTTTGATCCCAATCAGATTTTGCGTCTGGTGAACTCCGCGGGGGAGCGCCTGCTGCAACAGCCAGCGGTACGACTAAGGGGCCTGACGGCGAAAGAAATCGGGCTGGCTGCCTGCATGGACGCGAAAAATGAGACTGTGGTTCCGCTGCCCTTTCAGGGTCCGAATGCGCGTTGGCTGGTGCGGAGAAGTTCTTTCCGCGAAAAAGGCGTGCCGCACACGCTTATTGTTTTGTCGGATGTTAGCCGGGCTTTGCGGGAAGAAGAACGAGGCGCATGGCAGCGCCTGATTCGCGTGCTCGGACACGAACTTAATAATTCTCTTGCGCCGATCAAATCAATTGCAGGTTCGCTGCGGGCACAGATTTTCAACGCTGCGCCACCGGCCGATCAGCGCGAGGACTTTGAACGCGGGCTATCGATCATCGAGACCCGTGCCGATTCGCTCAATCGCTTTTTGCAAGCCTACCGGCGCCTCGCCCAGACGCCCCCACCGGTCGTGCGAAAGACACAGATTGCTCCAATCGTTCAGCGGGTGGCTGCGCTCGAGGCGAGCTTGCCGGTGCGGGTCATTCCCGGTCCGGATGTGGAATTGATGGTCGATCCCGATCTGATCGAGCAGATGCTGATCAACCTGGTACGGAATGCAGTGGAGGCAGCTCTGGAGATTCAACTTCCGGCGGGCGGCCAGAATGCGGGTAAATCTTCGCTCACTCGCGAACCCGCGGTCGTCGTTCGATGGGAGCTTGCCGAAAAAGATCTCGTGCTTATCGTCGAAGATAACGGGCTCGGGTTGGGCAATTCTGCCAATGTTTTTGTTCCGTTCTATACGACTAAGCCGGCCGGAAGCGGAATTGGTCTCGTGCTTTCGCGGCAGATCGCCGAAGCGCACGGCGGGTCGATCGAACTGCTCAACCGCACGGACCGGCCGGGGTGCGAGGCGCGGGTCGCGCTCCCGCGCGTCTGA
- a CDS encoding MJ1255/VC2487 family glycosyltransferase, whose translation MANILYGVNGEGAGHSTRAKEVLMHLVGQGHDVHVASFDRGLENLAPHFDVTEIYGFRFAYVNNRVRYKRTIAKNLITVPQAAKSLHHLYDLVEEWNTDLVITDFEPLTCHVGHKQRIPVISIDNQHCLTNAVVSYPRQYRRDAAAAKLVTQLMTPRANAYLVISFFKAPIRKRKTFLFPPLLRHEILNATATQGDHVLVYVTSPAPALAKLLGSVHCRFIAYGFGREGQDGNIVYKKPSADGFFRDLTSAGAIVANSGFSLVTEALHLGKPYLAVPVSHQFEQIFNAYWLDKSGFGAYWEELNKERVEAFLYNLPHYREALAQYPRQGNGALLAKLDSLIAGYTSA comes from the coding sequence ATGGCCAACATCCTTTATGGAGTGAATGGCGAAGGCGCGGGTCACTCTACGCGCGCCAAAGAGGTGCTCATGCATCTCGTTGGTCAGGGCCATGACGTTCATGTCGCTTCGTTCGATCGCGGCCTGGAAAATCTCGCGCCACACTTCGATGTCACCGAAATTTATGGCTTCCGCTTCGCCTACGTCAATAATCGCGTGCGCTATAAACGCACCATCGCGAAAAATCTGATTACCGTCCCGCAGGCGGCTAAGAGCTTGCATCATCTTTATGATCTCGTCGAGGAATGGAATACTGATCTGGTCATTACTGACTTCGAGCCGCTGACCTGCCATGTGGGACACAAACAACGCATTCCGGTAATTTCCATCGATAATCAGCACTGCCTTACGAACGCAGTTGTTTCGTATCCCAGGCAGTATCGCCGCGATGCGGCGGCCGCGAAACTCGTGACTCAACTGATGACGCCGCGCGCTAACGCTTATCTCGTCATTTCATTCTTCAAAGCGCCGATTCGCAAGCGCAAGACATTTCTGTTTCCCCCGCTGCTGCGGCATGAAATCCTCAACGCCACTGCTACGCAAGGCGATCATGTGCTCGTCTATGTGACTTCGCCCGCACCCGCGCTAGCCAAGCTGCTAGGCTCAGTTCACTGCCGTTTCATCGCTTACGGCTTTGGCCGCGAGGGGCAGGACGGCAATATCGTTTATAAGAAGCCGTCAGCTGACGGTTTCTTCCGCGACCTGACCAGCGCCGGCGCGATCGTTGCCAACTCCGGTTTTTCGCTTGTCACCGAGGCCCTGCACCTAGGCAAGCCGTACCTGGCTGTACCCGTGAGCCACCAGTTCGAGCAGATCTTCAATGCGTATTGGCTCGACAAATCAGGCTTCGGCGCCTATTGGGAGGAATTGAATAAAGAGCGAGTCGAGGCTTTTCTCTACAACCTTCCGCACTATCGCGAGGCTCTGGCGCAATACCCGCGGCAGGGAAACGGGGCTTTGCTCGCTAAGCTGGACAGCCTGATCGCCGGCTATACGTCGGCTTAA
- a CDS encoding SET domain-containing protein-lysine N-methyltransferase, whose amino-acid sequence MPLVVRPSPIHSVGVYAAAPIRKGTRIVEYTGERITADEADRRYNGFSRTYLYGLDDGKTVIDGEGLGAYLNHSCDPNCEVDEIKGRVWIFAIRDIAAGEELLWDYNLYDDDDPAPCHCGSKKCRGTMYSREWMAKMRRQAARKKEQAAARKRKTTNKTRRSRKSAA is encoded by the coding sequence ATGCCCTTAGTGGTTCGCCCGTCACCCATTCATTCCGTCGGCGTATACGCCGCCGCTCCAATCCGTAAAGGAACCCGCATCGTTGAATACACTGGGGAGCGCATCACTGCTGACGAAGCCGATCGCCGTTACAATGGCTTCTCCCGCACCTACCTCTATGGGCTGGATGACGGCAAGACCGTGATCGATGGCGAGGGTCTGGGCGCCTATCTGAATCATTCCTGCGATCCCAACTGCGAGGTGGACGAGATCAAGGGACGAGTCTGGATTTTCGCTATCCGCGACATCGCCGCCGGTGAAGAACTGCTCTGGGACTATAACCTGTACGACGATGACGATCCCGCGCCCTGCCACTGCGGCTCGAAAAAATGTCGCGGCACGATGTATTCCCGGGAATGGATGGCGAAGATGAGGCGCCAGGCGGCCCGCAAGAAAGAGCAGGCAGCAGCCCGAAAACGCAAGACCACCAACAAAACCAGGCGCAGTCGAAAATCGGCGGCATAG
- a CDS encoding ABC transporter permease has product MTLTRFVTKNAFRNKRRSILTVLSVGVSLLLLTFMMTVWNGFYIDKGSAESTRRLVTRHRVSLTNPLPAFYREKIRAVPGVVAIIPNSWFGGLYIDDKPEHFFAQFATDPDELPKIYPEMQIPADQLAAWQRDRAGVIVNDALAEKYHWKLGDRIVLLGTIYPINPELTIRGIYHWPTTNTTVYFNEKYVEEAVPTFKGTAGTFSIMAASSNDVANIAKTVDDMFRNSPQPTKTESEKAFGLSFVNMLGNVKAFILSICLAVVFTTLLVTANTMAMSIRERTREVAVLKTLGFERQTILGLFVGESMALSIAGGIFGCGFAWLLLFVFKASPMGFFLAAMKITPGTLGVALLVSAMVGFFSSLVPSYNASRVQIVEGLRHIG; this is encoded by the coding sequence ATGACGTTGACCCGGTTTGTGACGAAGAACGCGTTCCGCAACAAGCGCCGCAGCATTCTTACGGTGTTGAGCGTCGGCGTCTCTTTGCTGCTGCTGACGTTCATGATGACCGTGTGGAACGGTTTCTACATCGATAAGGGCAGTGCCGAATCCACCCGCCGACTGGTTACACGTCACCGGGTTTCGCTTACCAACCCTTTGCCGGCCTTCTACCGGGAAAAAATTCGTGCCGTCCCCGGAGTCGTCGCGATTATTCCGAACTCCTGGTTCGGGGGCTTGTACATTGACGACAAGCCGGAGCACTTTTTCGCTCAGTTCGCGACTGATCCCGACGAACTGCCCAAGATCTACCCGGAAATGCAAATACCTGCCGATCAGCTTGCGGCTTGGCAACGCGACCGGGCGGGAGTCATCGTGAACGATGCGCTGGCAGAAAAATATCATTGGAAACTCGGCGACCGAATCGTGCTGCTGGGCACAATCTATCCCATTAATCCGGAACTCACGATTCGGGGCATTTATCATTGGCCGACCACGAACACCACGGTTTACTTCAACGAAAAATATGTAGAGGAAGCCGTGCCGACATTTAAGGGAACGGCTGGCACGTTCAGCATCATGGCCGCCTCATCAAACGACGTGGCCAATATCGCGAAAACTGTCGATGACATGTTCCGCAATTCGCCGCAGCCCACCAAAACCGAGAGCGAAAAAGCCTTTGGTCTGAGCTTCGTCAACATGTTGGGTAACGTGAAAGCTTTTATTCTTAGCATCTGTCTGGCGGTTGTTTTCACGACTCTGCTGGTTACCGCGAACACCATGGCCATGTCGATTCGCGAGCGTACCCGGGAAGTGGCCGTCCTGAAGACATTGGGATTCGAGCGGCAGACGATTCTGGGATTGTTCGTAGGTGAATCAATGGCGCTCTCGATTGCCGGTGGAATTTTCGGATGCGGCTTCGCCTGGCTCCTGCTGTTCGTGTTCAAGGCGTCTCCCATGGGCTTTTTCCTGGCAGCGATGAAAATTACACCGGGAACGTTGGGTGTGGCGCTGCTGGTTTCGGCCATGGTCGGCTTCTTCAGTTCGCTGGTTCCTTCCTACAACGCATCGCGGGTGCAGATTGTGGAAGGGCTTCGTCACATTGGATAG
- a CDS encoding FtsX-like permease family protein, whose amino-acid sequence MTLSSFIVRNAFRNKRRSLLTMVSISFSLLLLTLMICIWRSFYVDQVAPEASRRAIIRDRVSLAFFLPAYYRDKIRSVPGVVAVAPMTWFAGRYIDDRPQHFFAQLATDPDEYLKVASDKIVPPDQLLAWQRDRAGALVDVTLANKYGWKIGDRITLQGTIFPADLNLTIRAIYHRDPPQNALYFNAKYLEESVGWFKGQAGWYSAQIDSADDVARASKEIDDMFRNSPLQTKTESEKAFQLGFVASLGNVKAFILGICGAVVFAILLVSGNTMAMSVRNRTREVAVLKTLGFTSRSVLSIFVGESIALSVVGGALGVVAAVPLIWLLTRQFIALGVPLAMKVTGPTAALSLAVALTLGLVSGYLPAYNASRMNIVEGLRHIG is encoded by the coding sequence ATGACGCTGAGCAGTTTCATCGTGCGCAACGCTTTTCGCAACAAACGGCGCAGCCTGCTGACCATGGTCAGTATCAGTTTCTCGCTGCTGTTGCTTACGTTGATGATTTGCATCTGGCGCTCGTTTTACGTGGATCAGGTCGCGCCCGAAGCGTCGCGCCGCGCGATTATCCGGGATCGCGTTTCGCTCGCGTTTTTTCTGCCCGCGTACTATCGCGATAAGATCCGCAGCGTGCCCGGTGTAGTGGCGGTCGCGCCGATGACCTGGTTCGCGGGGCGTTATATCGACGATCGGCCGCAGCACTTTTTCGCGCAATTGGCCACTGATCCCGACGAATACTTGAAGGTGGCTTCCGACAAGATCGTCCCGCCGGATCAGTTATTGGCCTGGCAGCGCGATCGCGCGGGAGCGCTGGTCGACGTCACTCTGGCGAACAAGTACGGCTGGAAGATTGGCGACCGCATCACGTTGCAGGGTACGATTTTTCCAGCCGACCTAAATCTCACCATTCGCGCCATCTATCATCGCGATCCGCCACAGAACGCCCTTTACTTTAACGCGAAGTATCTGGAAGAGTCGGTCGGTTGGTTTAAGGGCCAGGCGGGTTGGTACTCCGCTCAAATCGATTCGGCAGACGATGTGGCGCGAGCCTCCAAGGAAATCGATGACATGTTCCGCAACTCCCCGCTGCAGACGAAAACTGAAAGCGAAAAGGCTTTCCAGCTTGGGTTTGTGGCTTCCCTGGGTAACGTGAAGGCGTTCATCCTGGGAATTTGCGGTGCGGTGGTATTCGCGATTTTGCTGGTATCGGGCAACACCATGGCGATGTCGGTTCGCAACCGCACTCGCGAAGTGGCGGTATTGAAAACGCTCGGCTTCACCAGTCGGAGTGTGCTTTCGATCTTTGTCGGCGAATCGATTGCGCTGTCCGTTGTAGGCGGGGCGCTGGGAGTTGTGGCGGCGGTCCCGCTGATATGGCTGCTCACGCGGCAATTCATTGCACTCGGAGTTCCGCTCGCCATGAAGGTGACCGGCCCAACCGCGGCGCTGTCGCTGGCCGTGGCCTTGACCCTGGGTTTAGTAAGCGGATATTTACCGGCGTACAACGCGTCGCGCATGAACATTGTGGAAGGCTTGCGCCACATCGGATGA
- a CDS encoding ABC transporter permease yields the protein MAIPISYNVRNLILRKGLTIMTALGIALTVTTAIFLMALLAGLQRAFVSSGDPRNVLVLRKGSEAELSGGFDAALFPTLKTLPGIAKDSRGEPMASGELVVVIVLPRKDGTGEVNVTVRGMMPDGLELRPSAKLAEGRWFQTGQREVVVSRSIRSRFTHTNIGDTMEFGKGSWKVVGVFDAGGSAYESEIWGDVNQMSSDFDRQGGYSSAYLRATDPIAADALTRRVADDQRLKLEGDLETAYYEKQTRSGGPIKYIGIVVAFIMAIGSIFAAMNTMYAAVAYRGREIATLRVIGFSRPAILTSFVLESLMLALLGALAGILLMLPFNGMQTGTSNAVTFSEVVFALTITWQVAAYALAFALIMGFVGGLAPAWHAARQNILNALRS from the coding sequence ATGGCGATACCGATTAGCTATAACGTTCGAAACTTGATTCTCCGCAAGGGCCTCACCATCATGACGGCCCTGGGCATTGCGCTCACCGTGACTACTGCGATCTTTCTGATGGCATTGCTCGCCGGACTGCAACGGGCGTTCGTGAGCAGTGGTGATCCGCGGAATGTCCTGGTTCTGCGTAAAGGCTCGGAGGCAGAACTTTCAGGCGGCTTCGACGCCGCGCTCTTTCCCACCCTTAAGACGCTGCCCGGCATCGCGAAAGACAGCCGCGGCGAGCCTATGGCTTCCGGCGAACTCGTGGTCGTCATCGTGCTTCCGCGCAAAGATGGAACCGGCGAAGTCAATGTGACCGTACGCGGTATGATGCCCGACGGACTCGAACTCCGCCCCAGCGCAAAGCTCGCCGAAGGCCGATGGTTTCAGACCGGGCAGCGCGAGGTCGTGGTGAGCCGTTCGATTCGCAGCCGATTCACTCACACCAATATTGGCGACACGATGGAGTTCGGCAAAGGCTCGTGGAAAGTCGTCGGCGTGTTCGATGCGGGCGGATCGGCCTATGAATCTGAAATCTGGGGTGACGTGAACCAAATGTCCTCCGACTTCGACCGCCAGGGAGGCTATTCGTCCGCGTATTTGCGCGCGACCGATCCCATTGCTGCCGACGCGCTTACCAGGCGTGTTGCCGACGATCAGCGGCTCAAATTGGAGGGCGATCTGGAGACTGCGTATTACGAGAAGCAGACTCGATCTGGCGGTCCCATCAAATATATCGGCATTGTCGTGGCCTTCATCATGGCGATCGGCTCGATTTTTGCGGCCATGAATACGATGTATGCGGCCGTGGCGTATCGCGGGAGAGAGATTGCCACGCTCCGGGTCATTGGATTTTCGCGACCCGCGATTTTAACTTCGTTTGTCTTGGAATCGTTAATGCTGGCGCTGCTCGGTGCACTGGCGGGCATTCTGCTCATGCTTCCATTCAACGGGATGCAGACGGGAACGTCGAACGCGGTGACCTTCAGCGAAGTTGTATTCGCCTTGACGATCACGTGGCAGGTTGCGGCTTATGCGCTGGCGTTTGCTTTGATTATGGGATTCGTGGGCGGGCTGGCGCCAGCGTGGCACGCGGCGCGGCAGAATATTTTGAATGCGCTGCGGAGCTAG
- a CDS encoding efflux RND transporter periplasmic adaptor subunit, giving the protein MAIDTKHEDLQSLRIDRTQRGDSGGEPPAWTRRYILTGIAVVVLLGLIAIVYRALSSDVPEVEVVRAAAETSGNDAGGTVLSATGYIVAHHTINVNSKVTGRLSWIGVEKGDKVKEGQVLVRLEDQEFRASYEQAKGAVANAHAYLDELQHGSRPEEVQQAQHNLDEARATLVNDKLTLDRTKELAASGVVSRQQLDDATAKFDSDQQRVNSLEKAFQLSKIGPRAEEIERARGALLQAQGQLDYAQSQLDATVIRAPVTGTILDRTAEKGELITAQFASAAAGGPQGSVVSLADLNDLQVELDIAQADFARLSPTQKAKVTTDAYPDKEYDGVIAQISPEANRQKATVQVKVQVQNPDKYPDVQLRPEMNATVKFLANETPKNAKQSTGVYVPSAGIHDRDGKKVVLIAYNGKAVAREVRVVGQRSDGALVDGLVGGESVITTAPATLKDGDKIKIKGQS; this is encoded by the coding sequence ATGGCGATTGACACAAAACATGAAGACTTGCAGAGCTTGCGGATCGATCGCACGCAACGCGGTGATTCTGGCGGCGAACCGCCGGCCTGGACGCGGCGGTACATTCTTACTGGCATCGCGGTGGTGGTATTGCTGGGGCTGATCGCGATTGTCTACCGTGCACTCTCCTCCGATGTGCCGGAGGTCGAAGTGGTTCGTGCTGCCGCGGAGACCAGTGGCAATGATGCCGGCGGCACCGTGCTTTCGGCGACGGGCTACATTGTGGCTCATCATACGATCAACGTAAATTCGAAGGTCACTGGACGGCTGTCTTGGATCGGCGTCGAGAAAGGCGACAAGGTCAAAGAAGGCCAGGTCCTGGTTCGCCTGGAGGATCAGGAATTCCGCGCGTCGTACGAGCAGGCCAAGGGCGCGGTGGCGAATGCACACGCTTACCTCGATGAACTGCAACATGGATCGCGGCCGGAGGAGGTCCAGCAGGCTCAGCATAATCTTGACGAAGCCCGGGCGACGCTCGTCAATGACAAGCTCACGCTCGACCGCACCAAAGAGTTGGCGGCCAGCGGGGTGGTTTCGCGCCAGCAACTGGACGATGCCACTGCAAAATTCGATTCCGATCAGCAGCGCGTGAACTCTCTCGAAAAGGCGTTTCAGCTTTCGAAGATCGGTCCGCGGGCTGAGGAAATTGAGCGGGCTCGGGGCGCGTTGTTGCAGGCGCAGGGTCAGCTCGACTACGCGCAGTCGCAATTGGATGCCACGGTCATTCGCGCGCCCGTAACCGGCACCATTCTCGACCGGACGGCGGAAAAGGGCGAGCTCATCACGGCGCAGTTTGCCAGCGCAGCGGCGGGCGGACCGCAGGGATCGGTCGTGTCGCTCGCCGATCTAAACGATTTGCAAGTCGAACTCGACATTGCGCAGGCGGACTTTGCGCGCCTAAGTCCTACGCAAAAGGCGAAGGTAACCACCGACGCGTATCCCGACAAGGAATATGACGGAGTGATCGCACAGATTTCTCCCGAGGCCAACCGCCAGAAAGCCACCGTGCAGGTGAAAGTGCAGGTGCAGAATCCGGACAAGTATCCCGACGTGCAGTTGCGTCCGGAAATGAATGCGACTGTGAAATTTCTGGCCAACGAAACGCCGAAAAATGCGAAACAGTCTACGGGTGTATATGTCCCATCGGCCGGCATTCACGACCGCGACGGAAAGAAAGTCGTGTTAATCGCCTATAACGGAAAGGCTGTCGCCCGCGAAGTTCGTGTGGTGGGCCAGCGTAGCGATGGGGCGCTAGTCGATGGGCTGGTTGGCGGAGAGAGCGTGATCACCACCGCGCCGGCTACTTTGAAAGACGGAGACAAAATCAAAATCAAGGGGCAATCATAA
- a CDS encoding ABC transporter ATP-binding protein has product MSTVAQANIATGTKVVEVHGVSKIFRRDAFEVTALDDVSIDIAKGEFLALMGPSGSGKTTLLNMIAAIDRPTKGQLLVQGQDIFRFSDSQIAHWRNEHIGYVFQTFNLIPVLTAFENVELPLLLTKLTAPQRRDHVMTALKLVGLEERVGHLPKQLSGGQEQRVAIARAIVSDPTLLLADEPTGDLDSHSATEVLEILKRLNEDFQKTIVMVTHDPHAASYAHVTRHLEKGMLLPPG; this is encoded by the coding sequence ATGAGCACAGTTGCGCAAGCCAACATTGCGACGGGTACCAAAGTCGTAGAAGTTCACGGCGTCAGCAAAATCTTCAGGCGCGATGCGTTTGAAGTGACGGCGCTCGACGACGTGTCGATCGACATTGCCAAAGGCGAATTCCTCGCGCTGATGGGACCCTCCGGCTCAGGCAAGACCACGCTGCTGAATATGATCGCGGCCATCGATCGGCCGACCAAAGGCCAACTGCTGGTGCAGGGACAGGACATTTTCCGCTTCAGCGACTCGCAGATTGCGCACTGGCGAAACGAACACATCGGCTACGTGTTTCAGACTTTCAATCTGATTCCGGTGCTCACGGCGTTTGAAAATGTCGAGTTGCCGCTGCTCCTGACCAAGCTGACTGCGCCGCAGCGCCGCGACCACGTGATGACCGCGCTTAAGCTGGTCGGCTTGGAGGAGCGAGTCGGTCACCTTCCCAAGCAACTCTCAGGCGGGCAGGAACAGCGCGTCGCCATTGCACGCGCGATTGTGAGCGATCCGACCCTGCTGCTGGCGGACGAACCCACGGGAGATCTGGACAGTCATTCCGCCACAGAAGTGTTGGAGATCCTGAAGCGGCTGAACGAGGACTTTCAGAAGACGATTGTGATGGTGACGCACGATCCACACGCGGCATCTTATGCGCACGTGACCCGGCATCTGGAAAAAGGGATGCTGCTGCCGCCGGGGTAG